The genomic stretch CATTGGTGCGACACGAATCTAACGCCGATGCAAGACCACGTCAGGTGGCTGTGTGACTACTACACGCACCGCACGAAGCCTGCCGGTGGATACGAATTCAACAACGACTTGCTACTCGTGCGTTTCCCTGCAGTCATCCTTGCATGGCAAAGGCTTCGGCAGGAGCGCGGGCTAGACAATCCGCCAATCGATCATCCGTTGATGCGGCCCGACTATGCTCGGTTACGCGAGCCCGTGCCGATGTACTCCGATCCGTTGCTCGATGCAGTCATCGCGCGCCTGCGCCGAGAAGAGATGCCTGATCTGGGGGGCGGTACGCAGACCGTCGGTGCCGCACTCCGATAAGAAGGTGAGCCTCCTCGCCAAGCTACTGGGGCGCTAATCACCACGCAGCTCACCCGCAAGCTGGAAGTTTCGCTACCCATTGAAACCTGAAGCTCGCGCCCCAGGTTGGGCAACTCTTAAACGGCCCGCAAGTGAGTGAGTCGATGAATTTTGAGATCACATCGACGTGCAACTACAGGGTCACCATTGTTATATGACGCAGTATGTTTTTCTTGGCGCGGCCTTCTATCTTGATCTCAAACGCTGCTCGCTTGGCGGCGGTAGTACCAGAAGATGAAATACAACAAAAGATCAATGCCGATCATTCTGCGGGAACCGGCACGCTGCCGTAATCGCGTTCGCTATACGAACTATTTTTTTCGATGCAATAGAGTTGATTAAATAAAGACATGAAAGCCGCTCAAACGAATAAGAATAAAGTAAGCCTCCTCGCAATCGCCGCCGCACTGATGGTCACTGCCTGCGGCGGTGGCGGCGATTCCAGCAGCACGAGCAACGCCTCGACTGCAACTACGGCGAGCAGTACGAGTCCCGATAGTTCCTGCTTCACCCTGCCCGGCAACGGCAAGACTGCAACGGTCACCGCCTCGACCACCGTGCCCGTAGAGGTGACCGTCGCTACGATCACGGGCGCGGGCGCGCAATCGTTTGAAGGACAGTCCTATTCAGGACTGGACGTTCACGCCCAGATTGCTGGTATTGACCAGCACCACGCTCTGTTCATGCTGCCGAACGCGCCATTCCTGCCTGCCGGTGCAATCAGCTATCCCTCGGTCGGCGATACGGATCCGCAGCAGCGCTACGCCTATACCTACTCGCCGATGACGCTGGAACAGCTGCGCACTGCCATCATTTCCGGCAAGGCGAGCTTTGGCAGTGGCTTGTCGTATGCTGGGTTGGTCAAGACGGTGCCGGCAGCAACTGACTTCCAACTGAACACGCCAGTCACACTCGTCATGCTGGAGCAGCAGGCGGGCGGTACTGCTTCTTTGCCTACGACCTTCAAGACGCGCTATATCAAGGAACTGACGCTTACGTATGCGGGACGCGAAGACGTGTCCGTTGGCAGCGCCACTTATGCGCAGGCGTGCAAGTTCTCGCTCGCCGTGCGGCGTACCGATTTCAACGGTTTGCCGTTCAGCATTACCAACGTGGCGACGGGCAACCTGTGGTTCGCTCCCGGCGTTGGGCTCGTGAAGGCGCAAAACTCCGGTTCTGTGCTGGGCACTCTGACCTCCTTGTCGGTGGCGGTCACCCCCGCGCCGTGAGTTGACGCGCGTCGATCAACATGGATCCAGAACCGGGCGGTCAAGCGGCCGCCCGGTGGCAAATCCTTGACGGCGCAACACCCTGCCTCTGGCGGCTGAGAACCGTATCTGCATGTACTACACATCCAACTCAACCTTTGCTCCCGCATGGATCGGCGTGCTGCTGTGCACACTGGCGCCCTTTGCAGTGCTGGCTCAGACGGCTCCAGGTCAGATTGCCGCCGCCAATGCCGAACAAGAGCAACGCCTTCGCCAGCAGCAGGAAGCGCGTGAACGCCAGCAGGCGTTGCAGGCGCCGACTGTCCGCGCGCAGCAAGCCGCGCCGGTCGAGTTCCCCGAGCTGCCGACCGAGATGCCATGCTTTCGCATCGAGCGCTTTGCGCTGGAGGCGTCGTCAGACCTGCCGGAAGCAGTACGCACACACGGCGCGTCTGCACTGCCGCAAGACCCGTTCGCATTCGCCCGCGCCTGGCTCGACCACTACCGTGGCCAGTGCGTCGGCAAGCAAGGCGTGCAGATACTTTCCAAGGGCGTCTCTCAAGCCATCCTCGCGCGCGGCTACGTCACCACGCGCGTGCTGGTGCCGCAGCAAGACCTCTCGGGCGGCACGCTGCGCTTTGCGCTCATCCCCGGCACCATCGGCCAACTGCGCTTTGCCGATCCGAGCGTGCGCGGCACCTGGAAGTCGGCCTTCCCGGCGCGCGCCGGTGACTTGCTGAACTTGCGCGACCTGGAGCAAGGCCTGGAGCAGATGAAGCGCGTGGCCAGCCAGGACGTCGACATGCAGATCGAGCCGACTCAGGCGCCTGGCGTGAGCGATGTGGTGATAACCGTCAAGCGCGCCAAGCCGTGGAGCGTGGTCGCCTCCGTCGACAATTCCGGCACGCGTGCCACCGGCAAGTTGCAGGGCAATGTGAGCCTGTCGATCGACAACCCCACGGGCCTGAACGACCTCTTCAACGTCGGGTACACCAAAGACCTGGACTACAGCAACGATGGGCACGGTACGCGGGGCTGGAGTGCGTTCTATTCGGTGCCTTGGGGATATTGGACCGGCACGCTGTCCGCCTACGCAAGCGATTACTTCCAACAGATCGCAGGCGTGAATCAGACGTTCGTGTCTGCCGGCAAGTCGCAAACCATTGACCTTAAGCTGC from Ralstonia pickettii encodes the following:
- a CDS encoding ShlB/FhaC/HecB family hemolysin secretion/activation protein is translated as MYYTSNSTFAPAWIGVLLCTLAPFAVLAQTAPGQIAAANAEQEQRLRQQQEARERQQALQAPTVRAQQAAPVEFPELPTEMPCFRIERFALEASSDLPEAVRTHGASALPQDPFAFARAWLDHYRGQCVGKQGVQILSKGVSQAILARGYVTTRVLVPQQDLSGGTLRFALIPGTIGQLRFADPSVRGTWKSAFPARAGDLLNLRDLEQGLEQMKRVASQDVDMQIEPTQAPGVSDVVITVKRAKPWSVVASVDNSGTRATGKLQGNVSLSIDNPTGLNDLFNVGYTKDLDYSNDGHGTRGWSAFYSVPWGYWTGTLSAYASDYFQQIAGVNQTFVSAGKSQTIDLKLQRVIERSQNDVLGVQFRLSRRFGKSFIEDTEIPQQRRNNTTAEVGLTDRHYFGAAQLDANLAYRQGIGALGAQDDTLADGGGPTWRYHMVVADANLSVPFKIASQNLRYVTTFRGQYTRDHLYSLDALTIGSRYTVRGFDGENLLAGDYGFYWRNELQAPIGNTGLSVYGGVDYGHVYGPSTVNIIGRQLAGAVIGLRGGWATRFGSLSYDLFAGTPIYKPAGFATANITTGFQVTYQY